The proteins below are encoded in one region of Winogradskyella helgolandensis:
- a CDS encoding aminotransferase-like domain-containing protein, whose protein sequence is MNSPVSQILKQLITFDKTIVQPVYVQVAQQIVNAIQRGYLDKGSKLPGTRVFSQLLGIHRNTAVAIYEELALQGWVDIIANKGTFVLVPEASTAKIKATTQHLHQAYAYPEVAGFPFEKSFHLASTTQETTAKYYINDGKPDLRLHPVHQFSRWYSAAMKRKPLITKWNRTSALIPSVFSTQLCNYLNATRGFHIKPTNLINTRSTEMSLFIVSQLLIKQNDLVLVGQLSNYAANMIFQEAGATIRTIPVDDEGLDVDYIKTHFVKKSIRCVYICAHRDYPTTVTLSAKRRLQLLELAKTYGFAIIEDDYDYDFQFEGSAMLPMASADAGGMVIYLGKLGQSLFPSFHTGFVVAPGNFISEAKNYLQLLDQQGDLIQEQMLAELISEGEIYRLKKKNIVTYKQRLDSLCLYLNAYFEGIVTWEKPLGGLALWLRFIDNISLVKLAEEAEKLDLFLPKTILYQDKTTCAIRFGFGHLNEAELEIVIKKLKRAYNKVTNF, encoded by the coding sequence ATGAATAGTCCGGTTAGTCAAATTCTAAAACAGCTTATCACATTCGATAAAACTATTGTGCAACCTGTGTATGTTCAAGTTGCGCAACAAATCGTCAATGCCATACAACGTGGTTATTTAGACAAAGGTAGTAAGTTACCTGGAACTCGCGTTTTTAGTCAGTTGTTGGGCATTCATCGTAACACGGCTGTAGCGATTTATGAAGAATTAGCATTACAAGGTTGGGTAGATATTATAGCCAATAAAGGCACTTTTGTTTTAGTACCAGAAGCATCAACGGCAAAAATTAAGGCCACAACACAGCATCTACATCAAGCGTATGCGTATCCAGAAGTTGCAGGTTTTCCATTTGAAAAATCATTTCATTTGGCATCAACAACACAAGAGACCACCGCTAAATATTATATTAATGATGGAAAACCCGATTTGCGTTTACATCCTGTGCACCAATTTTCGAGATGGTATAGTGCAGCTATGAAACGAAAGCCATTAATTACTAAATGGAATAGAACGTCTGCTTTAATACCATCGGTTTTTAGTACGCAACTTTGTAATTATTTAAACGCCACACGAGGCTTTCATATAAAGCCCACTAATTTAATAAACACGCGTAGCACAGAAATGAGTTTATTCATTGTTTCTCAGTTATTAATCAAACAAAATGATTTGGTGTTAGTAGGGCAGTTGAGTAATTACGCTGCCAACATGATTTTTCAGGAAGCAGGCGCGACTATTAGAACGATTCCTGTAGATGATGAAGGTTTGGATGTGGATTATATAAAAACGCATTTTGTAAAGAAAAGCATTCGATGTGTGTATATCTGTGCGCATAGAGATTATCCGACAACGGTGACGTTGAGCGCTAAACGCCGTTTACAATTGTTGGAACTCGCCAAGACTTACGGGTTTGCTATTATAGAAGACGATTATGATTATGATTTTCAATTTGAAGGTTCGGCCATGTTACCTATGGCAAGTGCTGATGCTGGAGGTATGGTTATTTATCTCGGTAAGTTAGGGCAATCGTTATTTCCTAGTTTTCATACTGGGTTTGTGGTGGCTCCCGGAAATTTTATTTCTGAAGCTAAAAATTACTTGCAGCTATTAGATCAGCAAGGAGATTTAATACAAGAACAAATGCTTGCCGAACTCATTTCTGAAGGGGAAATTTATAGATTGAAGAAAAAAAATATTGTGACTTATAAGCAACGTCTCGATAGTTTGTGTCTGTATTTGAATGCGTATTTTGAAGGTATTGTCACTTGGGAAAAACCTTTGGGTGGTTTAGCGTTATGGTTACGGTTTATAGATAATATTTCGTTAGTTAAATTAGCTGAAGAAGCTGAGAAGCTCGATTTGTTTCTGCCAAAAACTATTTTATATCAAGATAAAACCACTTGTGCTATTCGTTTTGGTTTTGGCCATTTAAATGAAGCCGAACTCGAAATCGTGATTAAAAAGCTGAAACGTGCTTATAATAAAGTGACTAATTTTTGA
- a CDS encoding metallophosphoesterase — translation MKNKKRRFFKIIKWIVICICGYWFLSTLVLGHTDLDSKTGIQSFGWSGLDALFSNQEFGFFKNEPYKTNLKGADGPYVFSDTKFWVNNDNIMLKENFKRSDPIDVSVNNDDKDKFEITLKNINHQEPEFYDSPTKLIAISDIEGNYNALYSFLVNNKVIDKDYNWIFGNGHLVLNGDFFDRGTNVTQVLWLIYSLEEKAEDQDGKVHFINGNHEIMNLYGDISYADFKYVEAAKQISNTTHWEASAQFLYSEKSELGKWLRTKNVVEKIGDYIFVHGGLNKSLVDANFDIHEINAIAKAYYGRKFQEHSDNSREKLIVKSQSGPYWDRSLAMNLMYKTVFFLNGASAKKTSESELDEVLEYYNAKKIVIGHSVVDDVTSDYNGKVIKIDVKHGTEKNSKNTQGLLIERGVEYKIDALGTREKL, via the coding sequence ATGAAAAATAAGAAACGAAGGTTTTTTAAAATTATAAAGTGGATCGTCATCTGTATCTGTGGGTATTGGTTCTTATCGACTTTGGTTTTAGGTCATACAGATCTCGATTCAAAAACAGGCATTCAAAGTTTTGGATGGTCTGGTCTCGATGCTTTGTTTTCTAATCAAGAATTTGGTTTTTTTAAAAACGAACCATACAAGACCAATTTAAAAGGGGCTGATGGTCCTTATGTTTTTTCGGATACTAAGTTTTGGGTTAACAATGATAATATTATGTTGAAAGAAAATTTCAAAAGAAGCGATCCAATAGATGTTTCCGTAAATAACGACGACAAAGACAAATTTGAAATCACATTAAAAAACATAAATCATCAAGAGCCAGAATTCTATGACTCACCTACAAAGCTCATTGCCATCTCAGATATTGAAGGTAATTATAATGCATTATATAGTTTTTTAGTAAATAATAAAGTAATTGATAAGGATTACAATTGGATTTTTGGTAATGGTCATTTGGTTTTAAATGGAGATTTCTTTGATAGAGGAACAAATGTCACTCAAGTTTTATGGCTTATTTATTCATTAGAAGAAAAGGCAGAAGACCAAGACGGTAAAGTTCATTTTATAAATGGAAACCACGAAATAATGAATTTATATGGTGATATTTCTTATGCTGATTTTAAATATGTTGAAGCCGCTAAACAAATAAGTAACACCACACATTGGGAAGCTTCTGCCCAATTCCTTTATTCCGAAAAATCCGAATTAGGAAAATGGCTTAGGACCAAAAATGTTGTAGAGAAGATTGGGGACTATATTTTTGTTCATGGAGGCTTAAATAAATCACTTGTTGATGCCAATTTTGATATTCATGAAATCAACGCAATAGCAAAGGCATATTATGGTAGAAAATTTCAAGAACATAGTGATAACTCACGAGAAAAGTTAATAGTAAAATCTCAAAGTGGCCCTTATTGGGATAGAAGTTTAGCGATGAATCTAATGTATAAAACCGTATTTTTTTTGAATGGTGCTTCAGCGAAAAAAACTTCAGAATCCGAGTTAGATGAGGTTTTGGAATATTACAATGCAAAAAAAATAGTTATTGGTCATTCTGTTGTGGACGATGTTACTTCAGATTACAACGGAAAAGTAATTAAAATAGACGTTAAACACGGTACGGAAAAAAACAGTAAAAATACACAAGGACTTTTAATAGAACGTGGAGTTGAATATAAAATAGATGCTTTAGGAACAAGAGAAAAGTTGTAA
- a CDS encoding flotillin family protein yields the protein MNLLTIQNNFTAESLGGPMLLIFVALFVVLTLIILIKRYKRCPSDRILVVYGKVGGGQSAKCIHGGAAFIMPVIQDYEFLELTPISIEVNLVNALSKQNIRVNVPSRFTIGVSTEPGIMQNAAERLLGLGQNEIQDLAQEIIFGQLRLVVASMDIEEINNDRDKFLTNISESVETELKKVGLKLINVNITDIVDESGYIEALGKEAAAHAINAARKSVAEKTRDGSIGEANAVQDERTQVAAANAQAVEGENTAKIAVANSDSLRRQREAEAERVANASEKVQSANALAESYAAEQIAETARAERERSSQMADVIIPAEIDKRKVEIDAEADAERIRRRAKGEADAILFKAQAEAQGQFEILTKQAAGMEQIVKAAGNNSRDAVLLLIADKLPELVKIQSEAIKNIKIDKVTVWDNGSGGEDGKSSTANFLSGMYKSVPPLQEMFNMAGMDLPEYLKGKDKKTIEADDATIDKL from the coding sequence ATGAATTTACTAACCATTCAAAACAATTTTACTGCGGAAAGCCTTGGCGGACCAATGCTACTAATTTTTGTAGCCCTATTCGTTGTACTCACCTTAATTATTTTAATAAAACGCTACAAACGTTGTCCATCAGACAGGATTTTAGTCGTCTATGGGAAAGTTGGTGGCGGACAATCGGCTAAATGTATTCATGGTGGAGCGGCTTTTATAATGCCAGTAATTCAAGATTATGAATTCTTAGAATTAACTCCTATCTCTATAGAAGTAAATTTGGTTAATGCCTTATCTAAACAAAACATTCGTGTCAATGTGCCATCGCGTTTTACTATTGGTGTCTCTACTGAACCTGGTATTATGCAAAACGCAGCAGAGCGTTTGCTAGGATTAGGTCAAAATGAAATCCAAGATTTAGCACAAGAAATTATTTTCGGACAATTACGTTTAGTGGTGGCTTCAATGGATATTGAAGAAATTAATAATGACAGAGATAAATTCTTAACGAATATTTCAGAATCTGTTGAAACGGAACTAAAGAAAGTAGGTCTAAAACTAATCAACGTAAACATTACAGATATCGTTGATGAGTCTGGTTATATCGAAGCTCTTGGTAAAGAAGCGGCAGCACATGCTATTAACGCAGCACGTAAATCGGTTGCAGAGAAAACCAGAGATGGATCTATTGGTGAAGCAAATGCAGTACAAGATGAAAGAACCCAAGTAGCAGCAGCCAATGCACAAGCTGTAGAAGGTGAAAACACCGCGAAAATAGCCGTTGCAAATTCAGATTCATTACGTCGTCAACGTGAAGCGGAAGCAGAACGTGTGGCAAATGCCTCTGAAAAAGTACAGTCTGCAAACGCCTTAGCAGAATCATATGCGGCAGAGCAAATCGCAGAAACAGCTAGAGCGGAACGTGAACGTTCATCTCAAATGGCCGATGTTATTATTCCAGCTGAAATTGATAAACGTAAAGTTGAAATCGATGCCGAAGCAGATGCAGAACGTATTAGAAGACGTGCTAAAGGGGAAGCAGATGCCATATTATTTAAAGCACAAGCCGAAGCACAAGGACAATTTGAAATCTTAACCAAGCAAGCTGCGGGTATGGAGCAAATTGTAAAAGCGGCTGGTAACAATAGTAGAGATGCCGTATTATTATTAATTGCAGACAAATTACCAGAATTGGTGAAAATTCAATCGGAAGCGATTAAGAATATTAAAATTGATAAAGTAACCGTTTGGGATAATGGAAGCGGTGGAGAAGACGGAAAATCGTCAACGGCTAACTTCTTATCTGGCATGTACAAATCAGTACCACCTTTACAAGAAATGTTTAATATGGCTGGTATGGATTTACCAGAATACCTAAAAGGAAAAGACAAAAAGACCATTGAAGCAGATGACGCTACTATTGATAAGTTATAA
- a CDS encoding DUF2975 domain-containing protein, with product MKKIIFILSKGLFYVFAVFFVFIFIFSILAFVEYQLGWDILFVEITERISDTYAAINFPFLDMHVGFIFTLTVVFAMWIGILFYVIYFYTLKEFFKVFIEAQVFNAKSLKRLRIFFYINLIPLVYAVVLTIYQVLQNGKFKFEEDQGIAMFHLFIVFLVYLYMDIIKKGNEIQEENDLTI from the coding sequence ATGAAAAAAATAATATTCATTTTATCCAAAGGGCTTTTCTATGTATTTGCTGTATTCTTTGTGTTCATTTTTATATTTTCAATATTAGCATTTGTAGAATATCAGTTGGGTTGGGATATTCTTTTTGTAGAAATAACAGAGCGAATAAGTGATACTTATGCTGCGATAAACTTTCCTTTTTTAGATATGCATGTGGGCTTTATATTTACCTTAACTGTTGTTTTTGCCATGTGGATTGGTATTTTATTTTATGTCATCTATTTCTATACGTTAAAGGAATTTTTCAAAGTATTTATTGAAGCTCAAGTTTTTAATGCAAAATCTCTAAAACGTTTAAGAATCTTTTTTTACATCAACCTTATTCCCTTGGTTTATGCTGTAGTGTTAACTATTTATCAGGTTTTACAAAATGGAAAATTTAAGTTTGAAGAAGATCAAGGCATTGCTATGTTCCATTTATTTATAGTCTTCTTGGTGTATTTATATATGGATATTATTAAGAAAGGAAATGAAATTCAAGAAGAAAACGATTTAACGATATAA
- a CDS encoding TonB-dependent receptor plug domain-containing protein, protein MKTIVALIICSLMATCQINAQEAEPIIKTDSLKEVIITSTRIDLPFKENSRTINIITSADIKSSAAVTISDVLQQIAGVDIRRRGTGGSQADLFIRGGGFDQTLLLIDGIKMDDAQTGHHTLNAALPLEVIQRIEVIKGPAARVFGQNAFTGAINIVTKSSLDDTVSANLETGSFGQLNGSVTVGNELKNSTHILHVGKMTSEGYRNNSDYDNSNYFLKSVFNKKDQPIEMIATFSERKFGAENFYTTNQAYNEYEETQNSLIAFTTKFQSEKLKIQPRIYWKRNQDMFLLKRFEPEFFRNFHLSNKIGAEANASYTSKLGITGFGIDLSKTYLKSNNLGNRNRFMTTVFLEHRFQFIDNRLDITPGVAVTYFSDFKFNGFPGLDVGFDITNNLKAYGNIGFTYRIPTYTDLYYTDPRTNGNADLEPEEAFAQEIGIKFNNQKFRASLSVFNRDAKNLIDYVRPNTVEEIFTATNIAEVNTKGLEVDVAYNFEINSFNQTLAFGYAYLDDDILEQNEELSRYALNTLKHHYTTRLSTQLLKNVSQSIIYKYAERTTGQTYNVWDASIMFQLKQVELSITANNIFNADYIESGFTPMPPSNVLFGMRYKFF, encoded by the coding sequence ATGAAAACTATAGTCGCCCTCATTATATGCAGTTTAATGGCCACTTGTCAAATCAACGCACAAGAAGCAGAGCCCATCATTAAAACAGATTCTTTAAAAGAGGTGATTATTACCTCAACACGTATCGACCTACCCTTCAAAGAAAATTCTAGAACCATAAACATAATCACTTCAGCAGATATTAAAAGTAGTGCGGCTGTGACCATTTCAGATGTGTTACAGCAAATCGCAGGAGTCGATATTAGACGTCGTGGTACGGGCGGCAGTCAAGCCGATTTATTCATCAGAGGCGGTGGTTTCGATCAAACCCTCTTATTAATCGATGGTATCAAAATGGACGATGCACAAACTGGTCACCATACCTTAAATGCTGCGCTTCCTTTAGAAGTTATTCAACGCATAGAAGTCATAAAAGGACCTGCTGCACGTGTTTTTGGTCAAAACGCCTTTACAGGTGCGATTAATATTGTAACAAAATCGAGTTTAGACGATACCGTTTCTGCAAATCTTGAAACCGGTTCCTTTGGTCAACTTAATGGTTCTGTAACTGTTGGTAATGAATTAAAAAACTCAACACACATCCTTCATGTGGGCAAAATGACCTCTGAAGGCTATCGCAATAATTCAGATTATGATAATTCTAATTACTTTCTAAAAAGTGTCTTCAATAAAAAAGACCAACCCATCGAAATGATTGCTACATTTTCTGAACGTAAGTTTGGTGCCGAAAATTTTTACACCACCAATCAAGCTTATAACGAATATGAAGAAACCCAAAACAGTTTAATCGCCTTCACCACAAAGTTTCAATCTGAAAAATTAAAAATTCAACCGCGTATCTATTGGAAACGCAACCAAGATATGTTCCTTCTAAAACGTTTTGAACCTGAATTTTTCAGAAACTTCCACCTGTCTAATAAAATTGGTGCCGAAGCCAATGCCTCCTACACGTCTAAATTAGGAATCACCGGATTTGGAATAGACCTCTCTAAAACCTATTTGAAAAGTAACAACTTAGGGAATCGTAACCGTTTTATGACCACTGTATTTTTAGAGCATCGTTTTCAGTTTATAGATAACCGATTAGACATTACACCTGGTGTTGCCGTCACCTATTTTTCGGACTTTAAATTTAACGGATTCCCAGGATTAGATGTAGGCTTCGATATCACCAACAACCTAAAAGCTTATGGAAATATTGGATTCACATACAGAATACCAACCTACACCGATTTATATTACACAGACCCAAGAACCAATGGGAACGCCGATTTAGAACCCGAAGAAGCCTTTGCGCAAGAAATCGGGATTAAATTCAACAACCAAAAATTTAGAGCAAGCCTATCCGTTTTTAATCGCGATGCTAAAAACTTAATAGATTACGTTAGACCAAACACGGTTGAAGAAATCTTTACAGCCACCAACATTGCAGAAGTCAATACTAAAGGACTAGAAGTTGACGTGGCCTATAATTTTGAAATAAACAGCTTCAACCAAACCCTAGCGTTTGGATATGCCTATTTAGACGATGATATTTTAGAGCAAAACGAAGAACTATCACGTTATGCCTTAAATACCTTAAAACATCATTACACCACCAGATTAAGCACACAACTACTCAAAAACGTGAGCCAAAGCATCATTTACAAATATGCCGAACGCACCACAGGACAAACCTATAACGTTTGGGATGCCTCAATTATGTTCCAACTAAAACAAGTTGAATTGTCCATAACCGCAAACAACATTTTTAATGCCGACTATATAGAATCAGGCTTTACTCCAATGCCACCAAGCAACGTATTATTTGGTATGCGTTACAAATTCTTTTAA
- a CDS encoding cupin-like domain-containing protein, which yields MKLNLQDIPRVKTITKEDFITHYFKPQKPVVIEQYIKDWPAYSKWNLDYIKDIAGDKTVPLYDDRPVHYKDGFNQAHTTMKMSDYVDLLKREPTKYRIFLWNILKEIPQLQKDYTFPNFGLRLMKTLPMLFFGGKDSHTFMHYDIDLANIFHFHFEGKKQCILFDQKQNQYLYKVPHSLIVREDIDFNNPNFEKWPALKKAKGWTCELNHGEVLYMPEGYWHYMRYVTPGFSMSLRAIARNPKNLSKAIYNVFVMRNYDNLMRRLKGQKWIDWKNKKAITNTNRFI from the coding sequence TTGAAACTCAACCTTCAAGATATTCCTCGCGTAAAAACCATTACAAAAGAGGATTTTATAACCCATTACTTCAAACCACAAAAACCCGTGGTGATAGAACAGTACATTAAAGATTGGCCAGCCTATTCCAAATGGAACTTAGACTACATCAAAGACATTGCTGGCGATAAAACCGTACCGCTTTACGATGACAGACCAGTCCACTACAAAGACGGTTTTAATCAAGCGCATACCACCATGAAAATGAGCGATTATGTCGACTTACTAAAACGCGAACCCACAAAATACCGCATTTTCCTCTGGAACATTTTAAAAGAAATCCCACAACTGCAAAAAGATTACACCTTCCCCAATTTCGGATTGCGTTTAATGAAAACTTTACCCATGCTATTTTTTGGAGGCAAAGACTCGCATACCTTCATGCACTACGATATAGATTTGGCTAATATCTTTCACTTTCATTTTGAAGGCAAAAAACAATGCATCTTATTCGATCAAAAACAGAACCAATACTTATACAAAGTACCACATTCATTGATCGTTAGAGAGGATATTGATTTTAATAATCCCAATTTTGAGAAATGGCCTGCCCTAAAAAAAGCAAAAGGCTGGACATGCGAACTAAACCACGGAGAAGTCCTCTATATGCCAGAAGGCTATTGGCACTACATGCGTTATGTGACTCCAGGATTTTCCATGAGTTTACGCGCCATAGCCCGAAATCCTAAAAACCTCAGCAAAGCCATTTACAATGTATTTGTCATGCGAAATTATGATAACCTCATGCGACGCCTAAAAGGTCAAAAATGGATAGATTGGAAAAACAAAAAAGCCATAACCAACACCAATCGTTTCATTTAA
- a CDS encoding helix-turn-helix domain-containing protein, with protein MPIIVNLDIILAQRGMKSNELAEIVGITTANLSILKTGKAKAIRFSTLEAICKALDCQPSDILEYVED; from the coding sequence ATGCCCATAATAGTCAACTTAGACATCATATTAGCCCAACGTGGCATGAAGAGTAACGAGCTTGCTGAAATCGTAGGGATCACAACCGCCAACCTTTCTATTTTAAAAACAGGAAAGGCTAAGGCTATTCGGTTTTCAACTTTGGAAGCTATTTGTAAAGCTTTGGACTGTCAGCCTAGCGATATTTTAGAGTATGTAGAAGACTAA
- a CDS encoding GIY-YIG nuclease family protein, whose amino-acid sequence MYKNIHQYYLYILSNKYNGTLYIGVTNDLERRMFEHKNKLVDGFTKKYGLDRLIYFETYQYINDAIKREKNMKKWKRQWKIDLIEEENPNWKDLSKDWTYFQ is encoded by the coding sequence ATGTACAAGAACATACATCAATATTATCTCTACATACTATCTAACAAGTATAACGGTACCTTATACATTGGTGTTACTAACGATTTAGAGCGCAGAATGTTTGAACATAAAAACAAGTTAGTCGATGGATTTACAAAAAAATATGGACTGGATCGACTAATATATTTTGAAACCTATCAGTATATCAATGACGCCATTAAAAGAGAAAAGAACATGAAAAAATGGAAACGTCAATGGAAGATAGATCTTATTGAAGAAGAGAATCCTAATTGGAAAGATTTATCCAAAGACTGGACTTATTTTCAATAA
- a CDS encoding DUF2975 domain-containing protein has protein sequence MTKNTLLNTAIWVTRLLKITLIIATIGITSLFIYAQIDKDTFADQEIVLKVNPGIIGFSTIGSSVWKYDTKDTNYDLIPYTFGKVKTVSLYINYFKVIFIALLIFLILRAFETIMLSVKTLHTFSSRNAKLFRKIGVYIIVITILISYTVFRFESGDQTVLQISLTPIVYTLLAFIMAEIFKEGENLRAENDLTI, from the coding sequence ATGACTAAAAACACACTTTTAAATACCGCGATTTGGGTGACGAGGCTATTGAAAATCACATTGATCATTGCTACCATAGGTATTACGAGCTTATTTATATATGCTCAAATTGATAAAGATACTTTTGCAGATCAAGAGATTGTATTAAAGGTTAATCCAGGTATTATAGGTTTTTCAACAATTGGTTCATCGGTTTGGAAGTATGATACGAAGGATACTAATTATGATTTAATACCATATACTTTTGGAAAAGTAAAAACTGTATCCTTGTATATCAATTATTTTAAAGTCATTTTTATTGCGTTGTTAATATTTCTTATACTTAGGGCTTTCGAGACCATTATGTTATCTGTTAAAACATTACATACCTTTAGTAGTCGTAATGCAAAGCTGTTTAGGAAGATTGGGGTCTATATAATTGTGATTACAATTCTTATAAGTTATACGGTATTTCGATTTGAAAGTGGAGACCAAACAGTATTGCAAATATCATTAACTCCCATAGTTTATACACTTTTGGCATTTATAATGGCAGAGATTTTTAAAGAAGGTGAGAATCTGAGAGCTGAAAACGATTTAACCATATAA
- a CDS encoding ankyrin repeat domain-containing protein, whose protein sequence is MKHLFFIFLLAVTSLSLAQSIPNDIKNALKSDDATAFSKLVTVENIKVCYEAGNSNYSLLALSIKLKAEKCFETLLSKKADLEQACSSKTPLMYAVKYGHLEMVKALVKAGADYKAENNSGRTATDYAKKYEQKEIYDYLKELKK, encoded by the coding sequence ATGAAACATTTATTTTTCATTTTTTTACTAGCGGTAACATCATTAAGCTTAGCGCAATCAATTCCTAATGATATTAAGAACGCATTAAAATCTGATGACGCGACTGCATTTTCAAAATTAGTAACAGTAGAGAATATTAAGGTGTGTTATGAAGCAGGTAATTCTAATTACTCTTTATTGGCGCTTAGTATTAAGCTTAAGGCTGAGAAATGTTTTGAGACATTATTGTCTAAAAAAGCAGATTTAGAGCAAGCGTGTTCTAGTAAAACTCCATTGATGTACGCTGTTAAATATGGCCATTTAGAGATGGTAAAAGCTTTAGTGAAAGCAGGAGCAGATTATAAAGCAGAGAATAACAGTGGACGTACGGCAACAGATTATGCAAAAAAGTATGAACAAAAAGAAATCTATGATTATTTAAAGGAGCTTAAAAAATAG
- a CDS encoding putative signal transducing protein translates to MQDTFVTIARFPYSTEAQIAKGRLESDGIEVFLRDNLTIDTDPLVSQAIGGVKLKVLAKDEEQARAILQSIKAYSVDDEGNPIVCPNCKGEHIEMYTTITNLKSLMSFLIGLLFFTLPFSTRYQYKCEDCKTEFPIKN, encoded by the coding sequence ATGCAAGACACCTTCGTTACCATAGCCCGATTTCCCTATTCTACAGAAGCACAAATTGCTAAAGGACGCTTAGAATCCGATGGTATCGAAGTCTTTCTAAGAGATAATCTCACCATTGATACAGATCCTTTAGTGAGTCAAGCTATTGGAGGTGTAAAACTAAAAGTACTTGCCAAGGACGAAGAACAAGCACGAGCCATTTTACAATCTATTAAAGCTTATTCTGTAGATGATGAAGGCAACCCTATTGTGTGTCCCAATTGTAAAGGGGAACACATTGAAATGTACACCACCATTACTAATTTAAAATCCTTGATGTCGTTTCTAATTGGCCTCCTATTCTTTACCTTACCGTTTAGCACACGCTACCAATATAAATGTGAAGATTGCAAGACTGAATTTCCGATCAAAAATTAG